One part of the Phragmites australis chromosome 3, lpPhrAust1.1, whole genome shotgun sequence genome encodes these proteins:
- the LOC133912910 gene encoding uncharacterized protein LOC133912910: protein MVLWTAVAIESGASGPCPQGVRRWMSSGDSSLAATATCSWESWVLEWRGKGTEIDLAMTLGPLHPLPRARRRCHAATSAASPPWRMAALIGWKYRTGGRDSLPCIACKRKGGAALASMELLPMGCRRQACVLTGDFIDING, encoded by the exons ATGGTGCTGTGGACTGCGGTCGCCATCGAATCTGGCGCCTCCGGCCCATGCCCCCAAGGCGTTCGTCGTTGGATGAGCTCGGGGGACTCTTCATTGGCTGCCACCGCTACTTGCTCCTGGGAGTCGTGGGTGCTCGAGTGGCGCGGTAAGGGCACCGAGATCGATCTCGCCATGACCCTCGGCCCTCTCCATCCCCTTCCTCGAGCACGTCGTCGTTGTCATGCCGCTACATCTGCTGCCTCCCCTCCCTG GAGGATGGCTGCTTTGATTGGGTGGAAATATAGGACTGGAGGTAGGGACTCACTACCATGTATAGCATGCAAGAGAAAGGGAGGAGCTGCCCTTGCATCGATGGAGCTACTACCTATGGGGTGCAGACGACAAGCCTGTGTTTTAACTGGCG ATTTTATTGATATAAATGGATAG
- the LOC133912912 gene encoding pentatricopeptide repeat-containing protein At2g42920, chloroplastic-like, which translates to MAMAPLHARACCSPTPTPTPSTAPLLPSSASISAFIASHPALTLLHTRCASMAHLRQLHAALVKSGLARDPIAASRAVAFCAGPGRNVTYAERIVRHHPRPNSFMWNTVIKALSDGAGPEAAVALFVDMLGSPMLPERRTFPSLFAAYARLGRASDGAALHGMALKLGLAGDAYVRNATIAMYASCGRANEALALFGQCPEFDVVACNSVIVALARAGRVDEARAVFDGMPERTVVTWSAMVSTYARAARCKDAMALFAAMQADGVEPNANVLVSVLGCCANLGALEQGAWVHAYIGTHRVAMNALVVTALVDMYCKCGSIHKARQVFDTARSQGLAKLSSWNSMMQGLAVHGQCQEAVALFSELNSYGLSPDNVTFIAVLTAYGHSGMPEEAKAAFASMASEHGVVPEIEHYGCIVDALARAGRLREAEDAIWSMPMAPDAAVWGALLSGCRLHGDAELGARAAREAVRCDPRDSGAYVLAASVLERGGEAGCGAGVRGRMRQAGVAKVPGCSMIEVNGVVHEFVS; encoded by the coding sequence ATGGCAATGGCGCCACTGCACGCTCGTGCTTGCTGCTcgcccacccccacccccaccccgaGCACcgcccctctcctcccctcctccgctTCCATCTCCGCCTTCATCGCCTCCCATCCAGCCCTCACCCTCCTCCACACGCGATGCGCCTCCATGGCGCACCTGCGCCAGCTCCACGCCGCGCTCGTCAAGTCCGGCCTCGCCAGGGACCCCATCGCCGCCAGCCGCGCTGTCGCCTTCTGCGCGGGCCCGGGTCGCAACGTTACCTACGCGGAGCGTATCGTGAGGCACCACCCGAGGCCCAACTCCTTCATGTGGAACACCGTGATCAAGGCGCTGTCCGACGGGGCCGGACCGGAGGCTGCCGTCGCCTTGTTCGTCGACATGCTCGGTTCGCCCATGCTGCCAGAGCGGCGCACGTTCCCTTCGCTGTTCGCGGCGTACGCGCGCCTGGGACGCGCCAGCGACGGCGCGGCGCTCCACGGGATGGCGCTCAAGCTCGGCCTCGCCGGGGACGCGTACGTGCGCAACGCCACGATCGCCATGTATGCGTCCTGCGGCCGCGCAAACGAGGCGCTGGCTCTGTTCGGCCAGTGCCCAGAGTTCGACGTGGTGGCGTGCAACAGCGTGATTGTGGCGCTCGCGAGGGCCGGGCGCGTCGATGAGGCGCGGGCGGTGTTCGACGGCATGCCGGAACGGACAGTCGTGACGTGGAGCGCCATGGTAAGTACGTACGCGCGCGCCGCAAGGTGCAAGGACGCCATGGCGCTGTTCGCGGCAATGCAGGCTGACGGCGTGGAGCCGAACGCCAACGTGCTCGTCAGCGTGCTGGGCTGCTGCGCCAACCTCGGCGCGCTGGAGCAGGGCGCGTGGGTGCACGCGTACATAGGCACCCACCGGGTCGCCATGAACGCGCTCGTCGTCACCGCCTTGGTCGACATGTACTGCAAGTGTGGCTCCATACACAAGGCTCGCCAGGTGTTCGACACCGCAAGATCACAGGGCCTGGCCAAGCTATCGTCTTGGAACTCCATGATGCAGGGGCTGGCGGTGCACGGGCAATGCCAAGAAGCAGTTGCCTTGTTCTCCGAGCTGAATTCGTACGGCCTGAGCCCAGACAACGTCACCTTCATCGCGGTCTTGACGGCTTACGGCCATTCCGGCATGCCCGAGGAGGCGAAAGCCGCCTTCGCATCAATGGCGAGCGAGCACGGCGTCGTTCCGGAGATCGAGCACTACGGCTGCATCGTCGACGCGCTCGCCCGTGCCGGGAGGCTCCGGGAGGCCGAGGACGCAATCTGGTCGATGCCGATGGCGCCGGACGCGGCCGTCTGGGGCGCGCTACTCTCCGGGTGCCGCCTGCACGGCGACGCCGAGTTGGGGGCGCGCGCGGCGCGCGAGGCCGTGCGGTGCGATCCGCGCGACAGCGGCGCGTACGTGCTCGCGGCGAGCGTGCTGGAGCGCGGCGGGGAGGCCGGCTGCGGCGCTGGCGTGAGGGGAAGGATGAGGCAGGCCGGCGTGGCGAAGGTGCCCGGGTGTAGCATGATCGAGGTGAACGGTGTCGTGCACGAGTTTGTGAGCTAG